Proteins encoded by one window of Nocardioides euryhalodurans:
- the rpoB gene encoding DNA-directed RNA polymerase subunit beta: MAARTATGNSHSSKRISFAKISEPLELPQLLSLQTDSFDWLIGSEAWQAEVQRRREADEDVSEKSGLQEIFEEISPIEDFSETMSLSFENPVFYDPKYTVDECKEKDFTYSAPLYVSAEFTNNDTGEIKGQTVFMGDFPLMSPKGTFIINGTERVVVSQLVRSPGVYFERSADKTSDKDIYTSKLIPSRGAWLEFEVDKRDLVGVRLDRKRKQNVTVLLKALQAVAEDTGEEYDYDGVMAEFRQFESIQLTEEKDHTQGPDDALLDIYRKLRPGEPPTREAALTLLKNYYFNPKRYDLAKVGRYKINKKLGVARAFDQQTLTIADIVATIRYIVQLHASGTPVDAPDLLDQQGQVVMGTDDKPIKVQADDIDHFGNRRMRTVGELIQNQLRTGLARMERVVRERMTTQDVEAITPQSLINIRPVVAALKEFFGTSQLSQFMDQTNPIAGLTHKRRLSALGPGGLSRDRAGMEVRDVHPSHYGRMCPIETPEGPNIGLIGSLASYGRINPFGFVETPYRIVKKGRVSDEVHYLTADDEDRYVIAQANAALDDKGRFVEERVLVRQRDGEVSEILADEVDYMDVSPRQMVSVATALIPFLEHDDANRALMGANMQRQAVPLIKSDSPLVGTGIEYRAAVDAGDVVVADKAGVVKDVSADLIEVMNDDGTYSSYRLAKFRRSNQGTCINQRPLVAEGDKLVAGSPIADGPCTDDAEMALGTNLLVAFMPWQGHNYEDAIILSQRLVQEDILTSIHIEEHEVDARDTKLGPEEITRDIPNVGEEMLADLDERGIIRIGAEVTTGDILVGKVTPKGETELTPEERLLRAIFGEKAREVRDTSMKVPHGEAGTVIGVRVFDREDGDELPPGVNQLVRVYVAQKRKISVGDKLAGRHGNKGVIAKILPVEDMPFMEDGTPVDVILNPLGVPRRMNIGQILELHLGWLAKQGWDLKLSDEEGDADWKQRLIRIHADKAEPDTRVATPVFDGAREDEITGLLGATLPNRDGVRVIDGTGKASLFDGRSGEPFPDPVSVGYMYILKLHHLVDDKIHARSTGPYSMITQQPLGGKAQFGGQRFGEMEVWAMEAYGAAYALQELLTIKSDDVPGRVKVYEAIVKGENIPDSGIPESFKVLVKEMQSLCLNVEVLSQDGSQIELKDAEEDVFRAAEELGIDLSRREPSSVEEV; encoded by the coding sequence TTGGCCGCGCGTACCGCCACAGGTAATTCCCACAGTTCCAAGCGCATCTCCTTCGCGAAGATCAGCGAACCCCTCGAGCTTCCTCAGCTCCTCTCGCTCCAGACCGACAGCTTCGACTGGCTGATCGGCAGCGAGGCCTGGCAGGCCGAGGTCCAGCGCCGCCGCGAGGCGGACGAGGACGTCTCCGAGAAGTCGGGGCTGCAGGAGATCTTCGAGGAGATCTCGCCGATCGAGGACTTCAGCGAGACCATGTCGCTGTCCTTCGAGAACCCGGTCTTCTACGACCCGAAGTACACCGTGGACGAGTGCAAGGAGAAGGACTTCACCTACTCCGCGCCGCTCTACGTCTCCGCCGAGTTCACCAACAACGACACCGGTGAGATCAAGGGCCAGACGGTCTTCATGGGCGACTTCCCGCTCATGAGCCCCAAGGGCACCTTCATCATCAACGGCACCGAGCGCGTCGTCGTCTCCCAGCTGGTCCGCTCGCCGGGCGTCTACTTCGAGCGCTCCGCCGACAAGACGTCCGACAAGGACATCTACACCTCCAAGCTGATCCCGTCGCGCGGCGCGTGGCTGGAGTTCGAGGTCGACAAGCGCGACCTCGTGGGCGTCCGCCTCGACCGCAAGCGCAAGCAGAACGTCACCGTGCTGCTCAAGGCCCTCCAGGCCGTCGCCGAGGACACCGGCGAGGAGTACGACTACGACGGCGTGATGGCGGAGTTCCGCCAGTTCGAGTCGATCCAGCTGACCGAGGAGAAGGACCACACCCAGGGTCCCGACGACGCGCTGCTCGACATCTACCGCAAGCTGCGACCGGGCGAACCGCCCACGCGCGAGGCGGCACTGACGCTGCTGAAGAACTACTACTTCAACCCCAAGCGCTACGACCTCGCCAAGGTCGGCCGCTACAAGATCAACAAGAAGCTCGGCGTCGCCCGGGCCTTCGACCAGCAGACGCTGACCATCGCCGACATCGTCGCCACGATCCGCTACATCGTGCAGCTGCACGCCAGCGGCACCCCCGTGGACGCCCCGGACCTGCTCGACCAGCAGGGCCAGGTCGTCATGGGCACCGACGACAAGCCGATCAAGGTGCAGGCCGACGACATCGACCACTTCGGCAACCGCCGGATGCGGACCGTCGGTGAGCTGATCCAGAACCAGCTCCGTACCGGCCTCGCCCGCATGGAGCGCGTCGTCCGCGAGCGGATGACCACCCAGGACGTCGAGGCGATCACGCCGCAGTCGCTGATCAACATCCGCCCCGTCGTCGCGGCGCTGAAGGAGTTCTTCGGAACCTCGCAGCTCTCGCAGTTCATGGACCAGACCAACCCGATCGCCGGCCTGACGCACAAGCGTCGGCTCTCGGCGCTCGGGCCGGGTGGTCTGTCCCGTGACCGCGCGGGCATGGAGGTCCGTGACGTCCACCCGTCGCACTACGGCCGGATGTGCCCGATCGAGACGCCGGAAGGCCCGAACATCGGCCTCATCGGCTCGCTGGCCTCCTACGGCCGGATCAACCCGTTCGGCTTCGTCGAGACGCCCTACCGGATCGTCAAGAAGGGCCGCGTCAGCGACGAGGTCCACTACCTCACCGCCGACGACGAGGACCGCTACGTCATCGCGCAGGCCAACGCCGCGCTCGACGACAAGGGTCGCTTCGTCGAGGAGCGCGTGCTGGTCCGCCAGCGCGACGGCGAGGTCTCGGAGATCCTGGCCGACGAGGTCGACTACATGGACGTCTCGCCGCGGCAGATGGTGTCGGTCGCGACGGCCCTGATCCCGTTCCTCGAGCACGACGACGCCAACCGCGCGCTCATGGGCGCCAACATGCAGCGTCAGGCCGTCCCGCTCATCAAGAGCGACAGCCCGCTGGTCGGCACCGGCATCGAGTACCGCGCCGCCGTCGACGCCGGGGACGTGGTCGTGGCCGACAAGGCCGGTGTGGTCAAGGACGTGTCGGCCGACCTGATCGAGGTCATGAACGACGACGGGACGTACTCCTCGTACCGCCTGGCGAAGTTCCGCCGCTCCAACCAGGGCACCTGCATCAACCAGCGCCCGCTGGTCGCCGAGGGTGACAAGCTGGTGGCCGGCAGCCCGATCGCCGACGGTCCGTGCACCGACGACGCGGAGATGGCCCTCGGCACCAACCTGCTCGTGGCCTTCATGCCGTGGCAGGGCCACAACTACGAGGACGCCATCATCCTCAGCCAGCGCCTGGTGCAGGAGGACATCCTCACCTCGATCCACATCGAGGAGCACGAGGTCGACGCCCGCGACACCAAGCTGGGCCCGGAGGAGATCACCCGCGACATCCCGAACGTCGGCGAGGAGATGCTCGCCGACCTCGACGAGCGCGGCATCATCCGGATCGGCGCCGAGGTCACCACCGGTGACATCCTCGTCGGCAAGGTCACGCCCAAGGGCGAGACCGAGCTGACCCCCGAGGAGCGGCTGCTCCGCGCGATCTTCGGTGAGAAGGCGCGCGAGGTCCGCGACACCTCGATGAAGGTCCCCCACGGCGAGGCCGGCACGGTCATCGGCGTCCGGGTCTTCGACCGCGAGGACGGCGACGAGCTGCCGCCGGGCGTCAACCAGCTGGTGCGGGTCTACGTCGCCCAGAAGCGCAAGATCTCCGTCGGCGACAAGCTCGCCGGACGCCACGGCAACAAGGGCGTCATCGCGAAGATCCTGCCGGTCGAGGACATGCCGTTCATGGAGGACGGCACCCCGGTCGACGTGATCCTCAACCCGCTCGGCGTGCCGCGCCGGATGAACATCGGCCAGATCCTCGAGCTGCACCTGGGGTGGCTGGCCAAGCAGGGCTGGGACCTGAAGCTGTCCGACGAGGAGGGTGACGCCGACTGGAAGCAGCGGCTGATCCGCATCCACGCCGACAAGGCCGAGCCCGACACCCGGGTCGCGACCCCGGTGTTCGACGGTGCCCGCGAGGACGAGATCACCGGGCTGCTGGGCGCCACGCTGCCCAACCGTGACGGTGTCCGCGTGATCGACGGGACCGGCAAGGCCAGCCTGTTCGACGGCCGCTCCGGGGAGCCCTTCCCCGACCCGGTCTCGGTCGGCTACATGTACATCCTCAAGCTGCACCACCTGGTGGACGACAAGATCCACGCGCGCAGCACCGGCCCGTACTCGATGATCACGCAGCAGCCGCTGGGCGGTAAGGCCCAGTTCGGTGGCCAGCGGTTCGGCGAGATGGAGGTCTGGGCGATGGAGGCGTACGGCGCCGCCTACGCCCTGCAGGAGCTGCTGACCATCAAGTCCGACGACGTGCCGGGTCGCGTCAAGGTCTACGAGGCGATCGTCAAGGGCGAGAACATCCCCGACTCCGGCATCCCCGAGTCGTTCAAGGTGCTCGTCAAGGAGATGCAGTCGCTCTGCCTCAACGTCGAGGTGCTCAGCCAGGACGGCTCGCAGATCGAGCTCAAGGACGCCGAGGAAGACGTCTTCCGGGCCGCCGAGGAGCTCGGGATCGACCTGTCGCGCCGCGAGCCCAGCAGCGTCGAAGAAGTCTGA
- a CDS encoding J domain-containing protein — MSPDETGYAGPNWYDVLDVDQSASGEEIRDAWRAAIADLTPADRRFRLYNQAAEVLLDPERRAAHDAELAAQHDAAEEQEQPDEAEQVAPRGAGGAPTPTPAPTGRGVPTWLLAVLAVAAAVALGVTAYLWTQPSEDAAEEAASEARSAAERAVVPLLSYDFETLEQDRAEAEELMTPDYQEKYDGLFSVIEENAPRTRTVVDVDVVASAVVRSGEDEDRWDILLFVDRPTTNKATEEPVVFKDQATLTMQRVDGEWLVDGLQTSPAQQ; from the coding sequence GTGAGCCCCGACGAGACCGGCTACGCCGGACCGAACTGGTACGACGTCCTCGACGTCGACCAGTCCGCCTCCGGCGAGGAGATCCGCGACGCCTGGCGCGCCGCGATCGCCGACCTGACCCCCGCCGACCGCCGGTTCCGGCTCTACAACCAGGCCGCGGAGGTGCTGCTGGACCCCGAGCGCCGGGCGGCCCACGACGCCGAGCTCGCCGCGCAGCACGACGCGGCGGAGGAGCAGGAGCAGCCCGACGAGGCCGAGCAGGTCGCGCCCCGGGGCGCCGGGGGGGCGCCGACGCCCACGCCTGCCCCCACCGGGCGGGGCGTGCCGACCTGGCTGCTGGCCGTCCTCGCGGTCGCGGCGGCGGTGGCGCTGGGCGTCACGGCCTACCTGTGGACGCAGCCCTCGGAGGACGCTGCCGAGGAGGCCGCGAGCGAGGCCCGGAGCGCGGCCGAGCGGGCGGTCGTCCCCCTGCTGTCCTACGACTTCGAGACCCTGGAGCAGGACCGCGCCGAGGCCGAGGAGCTGATGACGCCGGACTACCAGGAGAAGTACGACGGCCTCTTCTCGGTCATCGAGGAGAACGCCCCCCGCACCCGGACGGTGGTCGACGTGGACGTGGTGGCCTCCGCCGTGGTGCGCTCCGGCGAGGACGAGGACCGCTGGGACATCCTGCTCTTCGTCGACCGTCCGACCACCAACAAGGCCACCGAGGAGCCGGTCGTCTTCAAGGACCAGGCGACGCTGACCATGCAGCGCGTGGACGGCGAGTGGCTCGTCGACGGCCTGCAGACCAGCCCGGCCCAGCAGTAG